The Streptomyces sp. NBC_00569 genomic sequence GGTTCTCCCTGCTCGCCGATCCCCGGCGCCTCGCGCTGCTGCTCGCGCTGTACCGGGCGGGGCCGCTGGCCGTGTCGGATCTCGCCGTGGCCACGGGCATGAACGACCCGGCGGTCTCGCAGGCGCTGCGGCTGCTGCGCGCGGCCGGCGTCGTCGAGGGGGAGAAAGAGGGCAGGATCGTGCGCTACCGCGTCGTCGACGCGGCGACCGCGGACCTGCTGGAGCGCTGCGCGACGGACGGCGCGCACTGACACGTGCGCGCCGTCAGGGCCGGTCTCAGTCCCCTCGGGCGGCGGCCCGGCGGCGCGCGGCGGCGATCTCCGCGTACGTGAGGTCGCGGCCCTCCCAGTGCGATCCCTCGACCGACTTGCCGGGTTCCAGGTCCTTGTAGACCTCGAAGAAGTGCGTGATCTCCAGACGGTCGAACTCGGGGATGTCCTCGATGTCCTGCACGGAGGTATGGCGCGGATCGTGCGCGGGCACGCACAGAATCTTCTCGTCCATGCCTTTCTCGTCCCGCATCACGAACATGCCGATCGCCCGGCATTCGACGGTGCAGCCGGGGAACGTCGGATCGCCCACCAGGACGAGCGCGTCGAGCGGATCGCCGTCGCGCCCGAGGGTGCCCACGATGTATCCGTAGTCCGCCGGGTACTGGGTGGAGGTGAACAGCATCCGGTCGAGCCTTATCCGGCCGACGGAATGGTCCATCTCGTACTTGTTGCGGGAGCCTTGGGGGATCTCCACGGTGACGTCGAACGCGTGGACCGCGTCGGTGCCGTGGGCTGCGTCGCTGTGTCGGACCTCGTTGTCCAAGCCGGCCTCCTCGTCCACCCCGAGTGTGCTCCCGGGAGTACGGGTGCGTCAGCCGATCGGGAACTCCAATTCCGGCCTGTCCCACATCACGGCGGGCGGATCGGCGGCCGCGGTGCCGGTGCGGACGGCTCCCGTGCTGCGGTAGAAGCCTTCGGCGGGCGGGTGCGAGACCACGCGGACCGAGGCGAGTCCGGCGGCGCGCGCCTCGTCCTTCATGTGGGCGACCAGCAGCCGCCCGATCCCGAGGCCCTGCGCCGCGTCGGCGACGAACATCAGGTCGAGCTCCGGCGGTGTGATCACGAGGGCGTAGAAACCGAGCACCAGGTCGTCGGCGCCGACCGCGACGAAGACGCGATGAGCCTCGATGTAGTCGGGGCCCACCCGGTAGCCGGCCACCATCGACGCGTACGGGGCCTCGTAGGCGCGGGACGTACGGACGAGCCGGGTCAGCCGCTTGGCGTCGCGGGCGGTCGCCCTGCGCACCCGGACCGCCCCGCCGGCCCCCGCGCTTTCCGGGGCTGTAATGCTCGAAGTCATAGTGAGAGTATTACGCATCCTGTCGCGCGGATCGACCCGGGACCTTGTGTGCCGGCCGTCTCACGCGGGGGGAACGGTGGACTGCACCTGCCGCAGGAACGTCGCGTTGTCCGGCGTCTGCCGGATCCGCTCGACGAGCGTCTCGAGCCCGGCGTGCCCGTCCCGCGACTGAAGCGCGCGCCGCAGACCGCGTACGACCGCCAA encodes the following:
- a CDS encoding ArsR/SmtB family transcription factor; translated protein: MHLVPAERADRRTIDGHRVCEAIAAIGEPGHVRAWADRFSLLADPRRLALLLALYRAGPLAVSDLAVATGMNDPAVSQALRLLRAAGVVEGEKEGRIVRYRVVDAATADLLERCATDGAH
- a CDS encoding inorganic diphosphatase, with amino-acid sequence MDHSVGRIRLDRMLFTSTQYPADYGYIVGTLGRDGDPLDALVLVGDPTFPGCTVECRAIGMFVMRDEKGMDEKILCVPAHDPRHTSVQDIEDIPEFDRLEITHFFEVYKDLEPGKSVEGSHWEGRDLTYAEIAAARRRAAARGD
- a CDS encoding GNAT family N-acetyltransferase — protein: MTSSITAPESAGAGGAVRVRRATARDAKRLTRLVRTSRAYEAPYASMVAGYRVGPDYIEAHRVFVAVGADDLVLGFYALVITPPELDLMFVADAAQGLGIGRLLVAHMKDEARAAGLASVRVVSHPPAEGFYRSTGAVRTGTAAADPPAVMWDRPELEFPIG